A region from the Brassica napus cultivar Da-Ae chromosome C8, Da-Ae, whole genome shotgun sequence genome encodes:
- the LOC106412807 gene encoding uncharacterized protein LOC106412807, producing MKELLHIHKPIMLDSTNFGHWKVRMQHIIRGVDEDAWTSIEDGWSAPTVVLEDNSVGPKPKDQWTDCEKKASKFNSKALTVIFSSVDVEKFKIIQGCESAKQVWDTLINHFEGNTSVRRTRLDHLASKFENLRMSDDELIDGFICKISELASEASVLGKKYEEKDLVKKLLRCLPPRFEAYKAVLTLAVDTDEMKFDQLSDILKVHHLEKTDRQSTNQKSIAFTAESKDDGRVTKIEENLSLMARNFNKFVKRMEKGGGRSNGRYQKNDDERASSQHSKQDSSKNTKKCHEYKGYGHFRSECPLAKRKEQKCIECKGIGHTRSECPSILKKEKSLMCFSDTKSESDSDEARMMMILSKILKLSTRLYLTSSDLSHENLELLKEKALLKAQINILELDQPSTKTKAYSIDRESDQEVLALKRAMTEQERVRKEAEALVQRLSDLLVVETDRSRLLESHLTENHKKFRMPSAGTATLDHILTLGQCPSLNIGLGYKGSTSKATETKFVREAPNEEKKPEEKGVPAERNENVLLKPRRRGNRCHFCGKRGHNARLCYFRRRQYERAWRLNLCFTEPTAYGCVWIAKRDLYPNYKENTHSELNTVSVKSHTEAEHDLVCNFVRVQVDTEIVSNVAYTSAEEASQSQLPWYFDSGCSKHMTGNEDYIEKLELIRGGKVTFGDGGQGKIRAIGITSRPDVPKLSNVYFVEGLKANLISVSQLCDKGLKVIFNSKECRAVDARNNVVLRGIRSGNNCNFWRPSNVWFTATESKLDLWHKKLGHMNTNRLSRLVNAEVVRGVPDL from the exons ATGAAGGAACTCTTACACATTCATAAGCCTATCATGCTGGACAGTACCAACTTTGGTCACTGGAAAGTGAGGATGCAACACATCATCAGAGGAGTTGATGAAGATGCTTGGACGTCTATAGAAGATGGTTGGAGTGCTCCTACCGTTGTCTTGGAAGATAATTCTGTTGGTCCAAAGCCTAAAGACCAGTGGACTGATTGTGAGAAGAAAGCGTCTAAGTTCAACTCTAAAGCTCTAACTGTCATATTCTCGTCAGTAGATGTTGAGAAGTTCAAGATCATACAAGGATGTGAATCTGCCAAGCAAGTGTGGGATACGCTCATAAATCACTTTGAAGGAAATACCAGTGTGAGAAGGACACGCCTTGATCACCTAGCCTCCAAGTTTGAGAACCTGAGAATGAGTGATGATGAGCTGATTGATGGATTCATATGCAAGATCAGTGAATTGGCAAGTGAAGCGTCTGTTCTTGGCAAGAAGTATGAAGAAAAGGATTTGGTGAAGAAGCTGCTAAGGTGCTTACCACCACGGTTTGAAGCTTATAAAGCTGTTCTCACACTTGCTGTTGACACAGATGAGATGAAGTTTGATCAACTATCAGACATTCTGAAGGTGCATCATCTTGAGAAAACCGACCGACAATCTACTAACCAGAAAAGCATTGCCTTCACAGCTGAGTCTAAGGATGATGGTCGAGTCACTAAAATTGAAGAGAATCTGAGTTTAATGGCTCGAAACTTCAACAAGTTTGTCAAGCGTATGGAGAAAGGTGGTGGTAGATCCAATGGACGCTACCAAAAGAATGATGATGAAAGGGCCAGCTCTCAGCACTCAAAGCAGGATTCTAGCAAGAACACAAAGAAGTGTCATGAGTATAAAGGTTACGGCCACTTCAGAAGCGAGTGTCCCCTTGCTAAGAGAAAAGAGCAAAAATGTATTGAGTGTAAAGGCATTGGGCATACACGCAGTGAGTGTCCTAGCATTCTCAAGAAAGAGAAGTCTCTCATGTGCTTCAGTGACACTAAATCTGAAAGCGACAGTGACGAAG cgaggatgatgatgatcttgAGCAAGATCTTGAAACTGAGTACAAGACTCTATTTGACAAGTTCTGATCTCAGTCATGAGAATCTCGAGCTTCTCAAGGAGAAAGCACTGCTGAAGGCTCAGATTAACATACTGGAACTTGATCAGCCTTCCACCAAGACAAAAGCTTACTCAATTGACCGAGAGTCGGATCAAGAAGTTCTTGCACTTAAGAGAGCGATGACAGAGCAGGAACGAGTTCGTAAGGAAGCTGAAGCACTCGTACAAAGGTTGAGCGATCTCTTAGTCGTAGAGACTGATCGAAGTAGGCTACTCGAAAGTCACCTAACTGAAAATCACAAGAAGTTTCGCATGCCCTCAGCTGGTACTGCAACTCTTGATCACATACTTACATTGGGACAGTGTCCGAGTCTCAACATCGGCTTGGGATATAAAGGATCTACCTCAAAGGCTACTGAAACGAAGTTTGTGAGGGAAGCTCCTAATGAAGAAAAGAAACCTGAAGAGAAAGGGGTCCCTGCTGAAAGAAACGAGAATGTCCTTCTTAAACCAAGAAGACGTGGAAACAGATGTCATTTCTGTGGGAAACGAGGACACAACGCTAGGTTATGTTACTTTCGAAGACGTCAGTATGAGAGGGCATGGAGGTTGAACCTGTGTTTCACCGAACCAACTGCTTACGGTTGCGTGTGGATAGCCAAACGTGATCTATATCCGAACTACAAAGAGAACACTCACTCTGAACTAAACACCGTTTCTGTTAAGTCACACACTGAAGCAGAACATGATCTTGTTTGCAACTTTGTGCGAGTACAAGTAGACACGGAGATCGTTAGTAATGTTGCTTATACCTCTGCTGAAGAAGCATCACAATCTCAACTTCCCTGGTATTTTGATAGTGGGTGCTCAAAGCATATGACTGGAAATGAAGACTATATTGAGAAGCTCGAACTCATCAGAGGTGGAAAAGTTACTTTTGGAGATGGAGGACAAGGCAAAATTCGTGCAATTGGAATAACCTCCAGACCTGATGTGCCTAAACTCTCAAACGTTTACTTTGTTGAGGGTCTCAAGGCGAATCTGATCAGTGTGAGTCAACTATGTGATAAAGGATTAAAGGTTATCTTTAACAGCAAG